A window of the Trichoderma asperellum chromosome 6, complete sequence genome harbors these coding sequences:
- a CDS encoding uncharacterized protein (TransMembrane:1 (o20-42i)), protein MGLAVRTFYELPFFSKILRGWGQFKTVFFFLAWGLITSPVSFQTTPAHKLWSLDTSLSRSYNARDFTQFDMATWLLG, encoded by the exons ATGGGCTTGGCTGTGAGGACGTTCTACGAGTTGCC gTTCTTTTCAAAGATCTTGAGAGGGTGGGGGCAGTTCAAaacggtttttttttttttggcctgGGGGTTGATT ACAAGCCCCGTTTCTTTTCAGACAACTCCCGCACACAAATTATGGAGTCTTGATACGAGCTTATCCCGCTCTTACAACG CACGGGATTTTACACAATTTGATATGGCCACCTGGCTACTTGGCTGA
- a CDS encoding uncharacterized protein (CAZy:GT17~SECRETED:SignalP(1-23)), translating to MISRPFPLVFLAGLFSLIWWLSNQPLFALHQERQRISNLDLVLGEKLPSHLNFSTSNSSGNHDFYSSNQARAFCQAHGYNVFTPQAPSGERKIYDLVMVNTELDWLEIRLETMYDHVDYFIIVESPKTFQGGNKALIVLNNWDRFQRYHDKMIYHQLTFPEWFDPKRPWDYEDLQRDAGYDQVFPQLTGRSAPVLGDVILVADVDEIPRPETLFLLRTCSFPARLTLASRFYYYSFQFLHTGPEWPFPQATFYRGQRTIRPTNLRAGIGGIPLLRDLDKGHVSNAAWHCSSCFATIEQFLNKMASFSHVWMNHEYYRDRDIIADAVREGRDVWERKIDTFEKIERNQDVPAVLLRERKKYKYMLDRSGKSAGFIDYP from the coding sequence ATGATTTCGCGGCCATTTCCACTCGTTTTCCTTGCCGGGCTGTTCAGTCTCATCTGGTGGCTGTCGAATCAACCGCTGTTCGCCTTGCATCAGGAGCGGCAGCGCATCTCCAACCTCGACCTGGTGCtgggcgagaagctgccgTCGCATCTCAACTTCTCCACCAGCAACTCTTCTGGCAATCACGACTTTTATTCTTCAAACCAGGCGCGAGCCTTTTGCCAGGCTCATGGCTACAATGTCTTTACGCCCCAGGCACCATCAGGCGAGCGCAAGATCTACGACCTGGTCATGGTCAACACAGAGCTGGATTGGCTGGAGATTCGGCTGGAGACCATGTACGATCACGTCGACTACTTTATCATTGTAGAGTCGCCCAAGACTTTCCAGGGCGGCAACAAGGCCCTCATCGTGCTCAACAACTGGGATCGTTTCCAGCGCTACCACGACAAGATGATCTACCACCAGCTGACCTTTCCGGAGTGGTTCGACCCCAAACGTCCCTGGGATTATGAGGACCTACAGCGCGATGCCGGCTACGACCAGGTCTTCCCACAGTTGACCGGCCGCTCAGCGCCAGTCCTCGGCGACGTGATACTCGTGGCCGACGTGGACGAGATCCCGCGACCCGAGACGCTCTTCCTGCTGCGCACATGCAGCTTCCCAGCCCGTCTCACGCTGGCCTCACgcttctactactactcGTTCCAGTTCCTCCATACCGGCCCCGAATGGCCTTTCCCACAGGCCACCTTCTACCGCGGCCAGCGCACCATCCGACCGACCAACCTGCGCGCCGGCATTGGCGGCATCCCGCTGCTTCGGGACCTGGACAAGGGCCACGTCTCCAACGCTGCGTGgcactgcagcagctgcttcgcCACGATAGAGCAGTTCCTCAACAAGATGGCCAGCTTCTCGCACGTGTGGATGAACCACGAGTACTATCGCGACAGGGACATCATTGCCGACGCGGTCCGAGAGGGGAGGGATGTCTGGGAGCGCAAGATTGACACGTTTGAGAAGATTGAGAGGAATCAGGACGTGCCGGCCGTGTtgttgagagagaggaagaagtacAAGTATATGTTGGATAGGAGTGGAAAGTCTGCTGGCTTTATTGATTACCCATAA
- a CDS encoding uncharacterized protein (CAZy:GH37~SECRETED:SignalP(1-21)) → MALLQLFIAASLAAIMPATLALYTNGSVIAPCDSPIYCHGDILQDIQLAHPFSDSKTFVDMPAKRPLREIQAAFNNLSKPLTNDSSLQVFLETYFADAGGELVEVPRSSLTTNPAFLGKINDTVIKQFVTKVIDIWPDLTRRYSGAVGNCSTCPNSFIPVNRTFVVAGGRFREPYYWDSYWIIEGLLRTGGAFVGIAKNTIENFLDFIDRFGFIPNGARLYYLNRSQPPLLSQMVRIYIEHTNDTSILKRALPLLVKEHDFWIRNRTVSVDIANKTYTLQQYAVQNTQPRPESFLEDYVTANNRSYYATSGIIYPENKHLNSTEMADLYANLATGAESGNDYTSRWLANPSDAINDVYFPLRSLNNKEIVPVDLNSILYGNELTISQFYNRTGDATAARAWAERAANRSTAIQAVFWNETLFSYFDYNLTSSSQYVYVPADKDTISLDRQTAPSGKQVFFHVGQFYPFWTGAAPDYIKNNPYAVTRAYDRVAGYLDAQPGGIPASNVQTGQQWDQPNVWPPHMHILMQGLNNVPATFTAQDPSYQDIQNLSLRLGQRYLDFTFCTWLATGGSTSETPKLHGLSDQDVGIMFEKYDDNSTNAAGGGGEYEVVEGFGWTNGVLLWTADTFGNKLKRPQCGNITAGHPAPSSSSSKRSAVQLDAWDARRVKKFGKRTEGRVKRPFLF, encoded by the exons ATGGCTTTGCTACAATTGTTCATAGCAGCCTCTTTGGCAGCTATAATGCCAGCAACTCTCGCGCTTTACACCAATGGATCAGTAATTGCACCTTGCGACTCGCCAATCTACTGCCATGGAGATATTCTTCAGGACATCCAGCTGGCACACCCCTTTTCCGACTCCAAGACCTTTGTAGACAT GCCAGCCAAGAGACCCCTCCGCGAAATCCAAGCCGCCTTCAACAACCTCTCCAAGCCCCTCACAAACGACTCCTCCCTCCAGGTCTTCCTCGAAACCTACTTTGCAGACGCGGGCGGCGAACTCGTCGAAGTGCCCCGGTCCAGCCTCACCACCAACCCGGCCTTCCTCGGCAAAATCAACGACACCGTCATCAAGCAGTTCGTCACCAAAGTCATCGACATCTGGCCCGACCTCACGCGCCGCTACTCCGGCGCCGTGGGCAACTGCTCCACCTGCCCCAACAGCTTCATCCCCGTGAACCGCACCTTTGTCGTGGCGGGCGGCCGCTTCCGCGAGCCGTATTACTGGGACTCGTACTGGATCATCGAGGGCCTGCTGCGTACGGGTGGTGCGTTTGTAGGCATTGCGAAGAACACGATTGAGAACTTTCTCGACTTTATTGATCGGTTTGGCTTTATTCCCAACGGCGCGCGGCTGTACTACTTGAATAGGTCGCAGCCACCGCTGCTGTCGCAGATGGTGAGGATTTACATTGAGCATACGAATGACACGAGCATCTTGAAGAgggcgctgccgctgctggtgaAAGAGCATGACTTTTGGATCCGGAACAGGACCGTCAGCGTGGACATTGCCAACAAGACGTACACGCTGCAGCAGTATGCCGTGCAAAACACCCAGCCACGGCCGGAATCCTTCCTGGAGGACTATGTCACCGCCAACAATCGCTCCTATTACGCCACTTCGGGCATCATCTACCCCGAGAACAAGCACCTCAACTCGACTGAAATGGCAGACCTCTACGCAAACCTCGCCACCGGCGCCGAGAGCGGCAACGACTACACCTCCCGCTGGCTCGCTAACCCTTCCGACGCCATCAACGACGTCTACTTCCCCCTCCGCTCGCTCAACAACAAGGAAATCGTCCCTGTCGACCTCAACTCCATCCTGTACGGCAACGAGCTCACAATCTCGCAATTCTACAACCGAACCGGCGACGCCACCGCCGCCCGCGCCTGGGCCGAACGAGCCGCAAACCGCAGCACCGCCATCCAGGCCGTCTTCTGGAACGAAACCCTCTTCAGCTACTTCGACTACAACCTGACCTCGTCCTCGCAGTACGTGTACGTCCCCGCAGACAAAGACACAATCTCGCTCGACAGACAAACCGCTCCTTCTGGCAAGCAAGTCTTCTTCCACGTCGGCCAGTTCTATCCCTTCTGGACGGGCGCCGCGCCAGACTACATCAAGAACAACCCGTATGCCGTGACTCGCGCCTACGACCGCGTGGCGGGATATCTCGACGCCCAGCCTGGCGGAATTCCAGCCAGCAACGTCCAGACCGGCCAGCAGTGGGACCAGCCAAACGTCTGGCCGCCGCACATGCACATCCTCATGCAAGGGCTTAACAACGTGCCCGCGACTTTTACGGCCCAGGATCCCTCGTACCAGGACATTCAGAATCTCTCTCTGCGGCTGGGACAGCGATATCTCGACTTTACGTTTTGTACGTGGCTCGCCACTGGAGGATCGACCTCTGAGACACCGAAGCTGCATGGCTTGTCGGACCAAGACGTCGGCATCATGTTTGAAAAGTACGATGATAACTCGACCAACGCCGCCGGCGGGGGAGGAGAGTATGAAGTCGTCGAGGGCTTTGGCTGGACAAATGGCGTGCTGCTGTGGACGGCAGATACTTTTGGAAATAAGCTCAAAAGGCCGCAGTGCGGAAATATCACGGCGGGTCATCCGGcaccgtcatcttcatcttcaaagAGAAGTGCAGTTCAGTTGGATGCGTGGGATGCGAGGAGGGTGAAGAAGTTTGGCAAGAGGACAGAGGGGAGAGTTAAACGGCCGTTCCTGTTTtga
- a CDS encoding uncharacterized protein (EggNog:ENOG41): protein MLYQQPPHQAGPFLQLQLTSFMGGNNMLEAAPNDASFGCFAAELDDAIGTPTQSNRRSSPQIMHSGFCATFQDSLMINNEQSSQPSPEPSFTPGLGRSDSSSDWPQQQASAANNDSLIFSSPIQRYNPGQDRRPHSTVQTQMTVYDAPQLSYEHGDDKRQHGFQYSDRRHDRLYAEDPLPAQLFINGFPNIPATLPYNPLSQLQTSSLGQSGSEACSGPSSNGSTPTLTCSGVKEVVPGILNSPNDAHNVLFSVGSSGFYLPSDIQQSSSFEASSGYHSPETDSSSFTRSSFEPTDNRHRLPNKSASRNRRLATPHHGAFENTILQRPSDRRSSIGKPPLQPKLQKNAAEGSQRNNFTGHEVKMPRKSRGRRTKPLEDGKRKAATKRRNERTVCIGCKMAKVICEGREQGGDCDRCTNSHNNAPKPFVCVPASFIELIQQGSTMLLALHTVYSSPSDGFRQAISLPSNIDVRQLLRSINALQQSYGVIRAYEGHDVLFELDLQACWTFVNANYSPISHPFRQFIDGLKTQRQGNWKSCFRNGTDPLANLCKTLFTWDDAAPYVTYAMVYKIDPDVEDRLNPNNEQHEKFIIVAAQLYRIIGRQLELQFYDYLKKALGSPSICREVVLEVGHAIISLRRRLASWTRHWDKTQHWDKTQHWDKTQHWDKTQHWDNTSCALMPEIDSYSDRNNANNYSFWDGSIVAERVKNLCLILYVYFCYMRRRLPAEEQIGLHIMKMWDPDNQQMVEEHLPQYESKTGFEDWLEFNSDQPILEFGRKI, encoded by the exons ATGTTGTATCAACAACCACCTCACCAAGCTGGACCATTTCTTCAACTACAACTGACTTCCTTTATGGGCGGAAACAACATGCTTGAAGCGGCTCCAAACGACGCTTCTTTTGG GTGTTTTGCGGCCGAGCTTGATGACGCTATCGGGACACCGACACAATCAAACCGCAGGAGCTCGCCCCAAATTATGCATTCTGGCTTCTGTGCTACGTTTCAAGATTCCCTTATGATCAACAATGAACAGAGTTCTCAGCCCTCGCCAGAACCCTCGTTTACTCCCGGCCTTGGCCGAAgtgattcttcttctgattggcctcagcagcaggccaGTGCGGCCAATAATGACAGCCTGATTTTCAGCTCCCCCATTCAAAGATACAACCCTGGCCAGGACCGCCGCCCGCACTCTACCGTGCAAACACAGATGACGGTATACGATGCACCTCAGTTGTCATACGAACACGGAGATGACAAGCGTCAGCATGGCTTCCAGTACTCAGATAGGAGACATGATCGTTTATACGCTGAGGATCCATTGCCGGCgcagctatttataaatggCTTCCCAAACATCCCAGCCACTCTACCCTACAATCCTTTAAGCCAACTACAGACTTCTAGCCTCGGCCAATCTGGCTCAGAAGCCTGTTCTGGACCCTCCTCGAATGGTAGCACTCCCACACTCACTTGCTCTGGCGTCAAGGAGGTGGTCCCTGGTATATTGAACAGTCCCAACGATGCTCACAACGTTCTGTTTAGCGTTGGAAGCTCTGGATTCTATCTCCCCAGTGACATACAACAGTCTTCAAGTTTCGAGGCAAGTAGTGGCTATCACTCGCCAGAAACAGACTCTAGCAGCTTCACACGCTCCTCCTTCGAACCAACAGACAATCGTCATCGGCTTCCGAACAAAAGCGCTTCTCGCAACCGCCGCCTTGCAACCCCTCATCACGGCGCCTTCGAAAATACCATACTACAACGGCCATCCGATAGACGCTCGTCCATTGGGAAACCCCCTTTACAGCCAAAACTTCAGAAAAATGCCGCTGAAGGATCACAAAGGAATAATTTTACCGGACACGAAGTGAAGATGCCGAGAAAAAGTCGCGGGAGGCGTACAAAACCTCTAGAAGACGGAAAGCGGAAGGCTGcgacgaaaagaagaaatgagcGTACCGTGTGCATTGGCTGCAAAATGGCTAAAGTCATT TGTGAGGGCCGAGAACAGGGAGGAGACTGTGACCGTTGCACCAATAGCCATAACAACGCCCCGAAGCCATTCGTATGTGTTCCTGCGAGCTTTATCGAACTCATTCAGCAAGGTAGCACTATGTTGCTAG CCCTTCATACCGTTTATTCCAGTCCATCAGACGGCTTTCGCCAAGCAATTAGCTTACCTTCTAACATTGATGTAAGGCAGCTCCTTAGATCCATCAACGCCTTGCAACAATCCTATGGCGTCATTCGAGCATACGAGGGGCACGATGTGCTTTTCGAGCTCGACCTTCAGGCTTGCTGGACTTTCGTCAACGCCAACTACTCTCCTATATCTCATCCTTTCCGCCAATTCATCGATGGCCTTAAGACCCAGCGGCAAGGTAACTGGAAGTCATGCTTTAGAAACGGCACCGACCCGCTAGCAAACCTGTGTAAAACGCTTTTTACGTGGGACGATGCAGCCCCCTACGTCACGTACGCTATGGTATACAAGATTGATCCTGATGTCGAAGATCGTCTCAACCCAAACAACGAACAGCATGAGAAATTCATCATTGTCGCGGCTCAGCTATATCGAATTATCGGACGCCAATTAGAGCTCCAGTTTTATGACTATCTAAAAAAAGCTCTTGGTAGTCCTAGTATTTGCCGCGAGGTTGTTCTTGAAGTCGGCCACGCTATCATCTCTCTTCGCCGCCGCTTAGCCTCATGGACTCGTCACTGGGACAAGACTCAACACTGGGACAAGACTCAACACTGGGACAAGACTCAACACTGGGACAAGACTCAACACTGGGACAATACGTCGTGTGCCCTGATGCCCGAGATTGATTCATACAGCGATAGAAATAACGCcaataattatagcttttggGATGGCTCTATCGTTGCCGAGCGTGTCAAAAACCTCTGTTTGATTCTCTACGTTTATTTTTGCTATATGAGACGGCGGCTTCCCGCAGAGGAACAAATAGGTCTGCATATAATGAAAATGTGGGATCCAGACAATCAACAAATGGTGGAAGAACATCTTCCACAGTACGAGAGTAAAACGGGATTTGAGGACTGGCTGGAGTTTAATAGCGATCAGCCGATATTGGAATTCGGCAGAAAGATTTAA
- a CDS encoding uncharacterized protein (EggNog:ENOG41) has protein sequence MVFGKDKEQQRPQEAADIPSHLTDLHCFTETEGVVTTTMNDLPGYRIEQVLGTVYGITVRSRNIGASLGMVFKSMAGGELQWFTSMLYACRNDSISRVVDECKRRGGNAIICLRFDAGDMGGFAQTAAYGTACRVVKIDESTHAPPQLQGARHE, from the exons ATGGTTTTCGGCAAGGacaaagagcagcagcggcctcAAGAGGCTGCGGATATCCCTTCGCATCTGACCGACCTGCACTGCTTCACCGAAACAGAGGGCGTCGTGACAACCA CCATGAACGATCTCCCCGGCTACCGCATCGAGCAGGTCCTCGGCACAGTCTACGGCATCACGGTGCGGTCGCGCAACATCGGCGCCAGCCTGGGCATGGTCTTCAAGAGCATGGCCGGCGGCGAGCTGCAGTGGTTCACGTCCATGCTGTATGCGTGCCGGAACGACTCCATCAGCAGAGTCGTCGACGAGTGCAAGCGGCGGGGTGGCAACGCCATCATCTGTCTGAGATTCGATGCGGGAGACATGGGGGGCTTCGCTCAGACGGCGGCGTATGGGACAGCGTGCCGGGTTGTCAAGATTGATGAGAGCACCCACGCGCCACCGCAGCTGCAGGGGGCTAGACACGAGTAG
- a CDS encoding uncharacterized protein (MEROPS:MER0000405~TransMembrane:1 (i90-110o)), producing MSSADGPKRSPSTDSLSSVSTTSIVFDRIQEEMEKGTVPRKARGRPAYTDVYDEDPLKDEAADDTESAAFLGSTGAGLQRRPMDRKLRRILLICAAVFVAAWVASLAVFVSKGSYKHASDVDHDPDADSRGSGKPVTLDQIFDRYWSAESKSLSWIAGPDGEDGLLLEQGASGKDYLVVEDVRSVVGDASDADTQLAKSRTLMKKAQFEYAGKPYTPHWLRPSPDQKKVLIGVAKESVWRHSFTAVYFVFDVETQTAEPLIPLDTQARVQLASWSPRSNAISFTKDNNLFIRRLTGDNDIVQITKDGGPEYFYGIPDWVYEEEVFSGNSATWWSDDGKFLAFLRTNETGVPEYPVQFFISRPSGQTPQSGEESYPEVQQIKYPKAGAHNPVVDLQFYDVTKGDVFSVSTGDEFPDDDRIINSLIWAGDNVLVKQTNRVSDNLKVILVDVNERQGKTINNIDVDKLDGGWFEISHSMTYVPADPDNGRPEDGYVDTVIYDGYEHIGYFTPLSNSKPIMLTSGEWEVDNAPSAVDLANNLVYFVGTKESSIQRHVYSVKLDGSDLKPLTNISAEAYYSASFSSGAGFALLSYRGPKIPYQKVISTPSSNISYEVIVEDNAELADRAKKHELPILKYGTLNLSDNVTVNYLERRPPHFDPKKKYPILFQQYSGPGSQEVTKRFAVNFQSYVASNLGYVVITVDPRGTGFLGRKHRVPVRSQLGLLEAQDHIAAARHFASLDYVDETRLAIWGWSYGGFTTLKTLEQDAGRTFSYGMAVAPVTDWRFYDSIYTERYMRTPQENDKGYATSKISNATALGENKRFLLMHGVADDNVHFQNSLTLLDSLDLAGVENYDVHVFPDSDHGIYFHGANRIVYDKLNNWLINAFNGEWLKTAHPKPNSNKV from the exons ATGTCATCCGCTGACGGGCCCAAGAGATCCCCATCGACcgattctctctcttccgtcTCGACCACCAGCATCGTCTTCGACCGGATacaagaggagatggagaaaggCACCGTGCCGCGCAAGGCCCGCGGTAGGCCTGCCTACACCGACGTGTACGATGAGGATCCCCTCAAGGATGAAGCTGCCGATGACACCGAGAGCGCCGCCTTTCTTGGCTCGACCGGCGCAGGCCTTCAGCGCAGGCCTATGGACAGGAAGCTGCGTCGCATCCTGCTCATCTGCGCCGCCGTCTTCGTTGCTGCCTGGGTCGCATCTCTCGCCGTGTTTGTCTCCAAGGGATCGTACAAGCACGCCAGCGATGTGGACCATGATCCCGACGCCGACTCTCGCGGCTCCGGCAAGCCTGTCACCTTGGACCAGATCTTTGATCGCTACTGGTCTGCCGAGAGCAAATCGCTTAGCTGGATTGCAGGCCCCGACGGCGAAGATGGCCTCTTGCTCGAACAAGGAGCATCAGGCAAGGATTATCTCGTCGTGGAGGACGTTCGGTCAGTGGTAGGGGACGCAAGCGATGCGGATACTCAGCTGGCCAAGTCTCGGACTCTCATGAAGAAGGCGCAATTCGAGTACGCAGGCAAACCGTACACTCCCCACTGGCTTCGACCCAGTCCAGATCAGAAAAAGGTCCTCATTGGCGTCGCAAAAGAGAGTGTCTGGAGGCATTCGTTCACGGCCGTCTACTTCGTCTTCGACGTGGAGACGCAGACTGCAGAGCCCCTCATCCCGTTGGATACGCAAGCTCGTGTTCAGCTCGCAAGCTGGAGCCCTCGCAGCAACGCGATATCGTTTACCAAAGACAACAATCTCTTCATCCGCCGCCTCACCGGCGACAACGATATCGTGCAGATTACAAAGGATGGTGGCCCGGAGTATTTTTACGGCATTCCTGATTGGGTGTATGAAGAAGAGGTTTTCTCTGGAAATAGCGCTACTTGGTGGTCCGACGACGGAAAGTTTCTGGCTTTCCTTCGGACCAACGAAACCGGAGTCCCGGAGTATCCTGTTCAGTTCTTCATCTCGCGACCCAGCGGCCAAACACCGCAGAGTGGCGAGGAGTCCTACCCCGAGGTCCAGCAAATCAAGTATCCTAAAGCTGGCGCGCACAACCCCGTTGTTGACCTCCAGTTCTACGATGTCACCAAAGGCGACGTCTTTTCGGTTAGCACCGGCGACGAGTTTCCTGACGATGATcgcatcatcaacagccTCATCTGGGCTGGCGACAATGTCCTTGTCAAGCAGACCAATCGCGTCAGCGATAACCTGAAAGTCATTCTCGTCGATGTTAATGAGCGCCAGGGCAAGACGATCAACAATATCGATGTCGACAAGCTTGACGGCGGCTGGTTCGAGATCTCACATTCAATGACGTATGTTCCTGCAGACCCGGACAATGGTCGACCAGAGGATGGCTATGTCGACACAGTGATTTACGACGGCTATGAACACATTGGATACTTCACTCCTCTGAGCAactccaagcccatcatgCTCACCTCTGGGGAATGGGAAGTTGATAATGCTCCTTCGGCCGTCGATCTCGCCAACAACCTTGTCTACTTTGTCGGTACCAAGGAATCTTCTATTCAGCGCCATGTGTACTCCGTGAAACTGGACGGCTCGGATCTAAAGCCCCTCACAAACATTTCTGCTGAGGCCTACTATTCCGCCTCTTTCTCGTCTGGGGCAGGCTTTGCCCTCCTCTCCTATCGCGGACCCAAAATCCCGTACCAAAAGGTCATCTCAACCCCTTCCAGCAACATCTCGTATGAAGTTATTGTTGAAGATAATGCTGAGCTTGCCGACCGTGCCAAGAAGCATGAACTTCCTATTCTCAAATACGGCACGCTCAATCTCAGTGACAACGTCACCGTAAACTACCTCGAACGTCGTCCGCCTCATTTTGaccccaagaagaagtatcccatcctcttccagcagTACTCCGGGCCCGGCTCGCAGGAAGTCACCAAGAGATTCGCGGTCAACTTCCAGTCCTATGTCGCCTCCAACCTCGGCTACGTGGTCATCACCGTAGACCCCAGAGGCACAGGCTTCCTCGGCCGCAAGCACCGCGTGCCAGTCCGCTCTCAGCTCGGTCTTCTCGAGGCGCAGGATCACATCGCAGCCGCTCGTCACTTTGCCTCCCTCGACTACGTCGACGAGACCCGACTCGCCATCTGGGGCTGGTCCTACGGCGGCTTCACCACCCTCAAGACGCTGGAGCAGGACGCCGGCCGCACATTCTCCTACGGTATGGCCGTGGCGCCCGTTACCGATTGGCGCTTCTATGACAGTATCTATACCGAACGTTATATGCGCACTCCCCAGGAAAACGACAAGGGCTACGCCACGTCCAAGATATCCAATGCCACGGCCCTGGGCGAGAACAAACGCTTCTTGCTCATGCACGGCGTTGCCGATGACAATGTGCACTTCCAGAATTCCCTCACTCTGCTGGATAGCTTGGACTTGGCAGGTGTGGAAAACTACGATGTCCATGTGTTCCCCGACAGCGACCATGGCATTTACTTCCATGGCGCAAATCGCATTGTATACGaca AACTAAACAATTGGCTCATTAATGCCTTCAACGGCGAGTGGCTCAAGACAGCTCACCCCAAGCCAAACAGCAATAAAGTATAG